From the genome of Streptomyces sp. NBC_01317, one region includes:
- a CDS encoding S8 family peptidase: protein MTAVNQKNAPWGLARISHRPKLTFATFNRYDYEQKAGEGVDVYVLDSGVSENHQDFEGRASWGTNATGDDENIDGNGLGTHLAGIVAGRKHGVAKQARIIAVKVAYANGEVDPKALIKGLEWTVEQATASGQPSVALIGGAWMGGKDADVDEAVDAAANAGLFVVVPAGDNNDDALIRSPSGASGAFTVGASTLTDERWYGSGHGPAVNVFAPGENVLSTYIGNAQSTATLSGTAQAAAHVAGLAAYLLSTSAEVTPATVRDAITVLATRDALANIPDGTSNLLAFNNVSPS, encoded by the coding sequence ATGACTGCTGTCAACCAGAAGAACGCCCCCTGGGGCCTTGCCCGTATCTCCCACCGCCCGAAGCTCACGTTCGCCACCTTCAACCGCTACGACTACGAGCAGAAGGCTGGGGAGGGCGTCGATGTGTACGTCCTGGACAGCGGGGTTTCCGAGAACCACCAGGATTTCGAGGGCCGGGCCAGCTGGGGTACCAACGCGACCGGCGACGACGAGAACATCGACGGCAACGGTCTGGGTACCCACCTCGCCGGGATCGTGGCGGGCCGTAAGCACGGTGTCGCGAAGCAGGCGAGGATCATCGCCGTGAAGGTGGCATACGCCAACGGGGAGGTAGACCCGAAGGCCCTGATCAAGGGACTGGAGTGGACGGTGGAACAGGCGACGGCGTCCGGGCAGCCGTCTGTCGCCCTGATCGGTGGTGCCTGGATGGGAGGAAAGGACGCGGATGTCGACGAGGCGGTCGACGCCGCCGCGAACGCAGGACTGTTCGTCGTCGTTCCGGCCGGAGACAACAACGACGACGCGCTCATCCGCTCGCCCTCCGGTGCCTCCGGCGCTTTCACCGTCGGAGCCTCCACCCTCACCGACGAGCGCTGGTACGGCTCCGGTCACGGGCCCGCCGTCAATGTCTTCGCTCCCGGCGAGAACGTCCTGTCCACGTACATCGGTAATGCCCAAAGTACGGCCACCCTGTCCGGCACGGCACAGGCCGCGGCGCATGTCGCCGGCCTGGCCGCATACCTGCTGTCGACGTCGGCGGAGGTGACTCCCGCCACCGTCAGGGACGCGATCACCGTCCTGGCCACCAGGGATGCCCTGGCCAACATCCCAGACGGCACGAGCAACCTGCTGGCGTTCAACAACGTCAGTCCCTCCTGA
- a CDS encoding NF041680 family putative transposase, protein MSLLYNAVRVESLTVLSRFRTDFYDCLTARADALFELTDAVLCTDGPVRSLVDLALAPEHRRGHGSLYAGLNRGGLDVARLRRALAGVPLPRAGDGRLVLAVDVSPWLRPDAGTVPDRSFCHTYGRGNAKHQMMPGWPYSVVVALEAGRTSWSAFLDAVRLAPGADLAAVTARQVGEVVERLVAAGQWSEGDPDVLIVLDAGYDAPRIAHLLSGLPVEILGRTRSDRVMRRPAPSREEFLRANPKGGRPPKHGGEFVFGDPATWGEEQAVTVTGTRLYGTATARAWDRLHPRLTQRAAWLDHDGPLPVIEGTVIRLSVEHLPSGGVNKPVWLWWSRTGATEADVDRCWQAFLRRFDIEHTFRMLKQTLGWTRPRLRDSAAADRWTWLIIAAHTQLRLARPLATDLRRPWEKPAPPHKLTPARVRRGFRNLRTTTGSPAGAPKPTTPGPGRPPGSKNHRPAPHHDVGRVLTGSEAYQRPAHHKVGTKPRRTG, encoded by the coding sequence GTGAGTCTGCTGTACAACGCTGTTCGCGTCGAGTCCCTGACCGTGTTGTCCCGGTTCCGGACCGACTTCTACGACTGCCTGACCGCCCGCGCGGACGCACTGTTCGAGCTGACCGACGCCGTGCTGTGCACCGACGGACCGGTACGGTCGCTGGTCGACCTCGCCCTGGCACCCGAGCACCGCCGGGGTCACGGTTCCCTCTACGCCGGCCTGAACCGCGGCGGGCTCGATGTCGCCCGGTTGCGGCGCGCGCTGGCCGGGGTTCCGCTGCCGCGGGCGGGCGACGGGCGGCTGGTCCTGGCGGTGGACGTCTCGCCGTGGCTGCGGCCGGACGCCGGGACCGTGCCGGACCGCTCGTTCTGTCACACCTACGGCCGTGGCAACGCCAAGCACCAGATGATGCCCGGCTGGCCGTACTCGGTGGTCGTCGCCCTGGAGGCCGGCCGCACCTCCTGGTCGGCGTTCCTGGACGCGGTCCGGCTGGCCCCCGGCGCGGACCTGGCGGCGGTCACCGCCCGCCAGGTCGGCGAGGTGGTCGAACGGCTCGTCGCGGCGGGCCAGTGGAGCGAGGGTGACCCGGACGTCCTGATCGTCCTGGACGCCGGATACGACGCCCCGCGCATCGCCCACCTGCTGTCCGGCCTGCCGGTCGAGATCCTGGGCCGGACACGGTCGGACCGGGTGATGCGCCGCCCGGCACCCTCGCGGGAAGAGTTTCTCCGTGCGAACCCGAAGGGTGGACGGCCGCCCAAGCACGGCGGGGAGTTCGTCTTCGGCGACCCCGCGACCTGGGGTGAGGAGCAGGCCGTCACGGTCACCGGCACCCGCCTCTACGGCACGGCGACCGCGCGGGCCTGGGACCGGCTCCACCCGCGGCTGACCCAGCGGGCCGCCTGGCTCGACCACGACGGCCCGCTGCCGGTCATCGAAGGCACCGTCATCCGCCTGTCAGTCGAACACCTGCCGTCCGGCGGGGTCAACAAGCCGGTCTGGCTGTGGTGGTCCCGCACCGGCGCCACCGAAGCCGACGTCGACCGCTGCTGGCAGGCGTTCCTGCGACGCTTCGACATCGAGCACACCTTCCGCATGCTCAAGCAGACCCTCGGCTGGACCCGGCCCCGCCTGCGCGACTCGGCCGCCGCCGACCGCTGGACCTGGCTAATCATCGCCGCCCACACCCAACTCCGCCTCGCCCGCCCCCTCGCGACCGACCTCCGCCGACCGTGGGAGAAGCCAGCGCCGCCGCACAAACTCACACCGGCCCGCGTCCGGCGCGGGTTCCGGAACCTCCGCACGACGACCGGTTCGCCGGCCGGGGCACCGAAACCCACCACACCCGGCCCTGGACGCCCGCCCGGCTCGAAGAACCACAGACCTGCACCCCACCACGACGTGGGACGAGTCCTCACCGGCAGCGAGGCATACCAGCGACCGGCCCACCACAAGGTCGGCACCAAACCCCGACGAACTGGTTAA
- a CDS encoding TetR family transcriptional regulator yields the protein MSRWEPDARGRLERAALELYSERGFEQTTAAQIAERAGLSERTFFRHYADKREVLFGGAQLLEGAFVETLAAAPAAVGPIDAMALTLEAVSEFFADRHEFARRRQAVIAANVELQERELIKLASLTAALATTLRGRGVGEAAASLVAEVGVAVFKVGFERWVRDGSRSLASLLREALLELRVVVGASR from the coding sequence ATGAGCCGATGGGAGCCCGACGCGCGCGGGCGGCTGGAGCGGGCCGCGCTGGAGCTGTACAGCGAGCGGGGTTTCGAGCAGACGACGGCCGCGCAGATCGCGGAGCGCGCGGGTCTTTCGGAGCGGACGTTCTTCCGCCACTACGCCGACAAGCGCGAGGTGCTCTTCGGCGGGGCCCAGCTGCTGGAGGGGGCCTTCGTGGAGACCCTGGCCGCCGCCCCGGCGGCCGTCGGGCCGATCGACGCGATGGCCTTGACGCTGGAGGCGGTCTCGGAGTTCTTCGCGGACCGGCACGAATTCGCGCGGCGGCGGCAGGCGGTCATCGCGGCGAACGTGGAGCTTCAGGAGCGCGAGCTGATCAAGCTGGCGTCACTGACTGCCGCGCTCGCGACGACCTTGCGGGGGCGCGGGGTGGGTGAGGCGGCGGCGAGTCTGGTGGCGGAGGTGGGGGTGGCGGTGTTCAAGGTGGGGTTTGAGCGGTGGGTGCGGGACGGGTCGCGTTCGTTGGCGTCGCTTTTGCGCGAGGCGCTCTTGGAGTTGCGGGTGGTGGTGGGGGCCTCGCGGTGA
- a CDS encoding SDR family oxidoreductase, whose translation MRVFLTGASGWIGSAVVPELLGSGHKVLGLARSDAAADVLTRAGADVLRGTLDDLDILREAAQTSDGVIHLAFKHDIAFSGGFEDAADADRRAVDTFGEALAGTGRPLVIAAGTLGLAPGRVATERDGQSSVTGGAHATGGPARRLATAQATTALADRGVRSSVVRLAPTVHGDGDNGFLATLVAIAREKGVSGYVGDGAQRWPAVHRADAAHLFHLALENAPAGSTLHAVADEGVPIKAVAEVIGRHLGLPVVSVPPEDAAGHFTWLAPFVALDSPTSGAHTRDLLDWHPTHPGLLDDLDEGHYFTTATT comes from the coding sequence ATGCGTGTGTTCCTCACCGGCGCGTCCGGCTGGATCGGCTCCGCCGTCGTCCCCGAACTCCTCGGCTCCGGCCACAAGGTCCTCGGCCTCGCCCGTTCCGACGCCGCGGCCGACGTCCTCACCCGGGCCGGCGCCGACGTGCTCCGCGGCACCCTCGACGATCTCGACATCCTGCGCGAGGCCGCCCAGACGTCCGACGGCGTCATCCACCTCGCCTTCAAGCACGACATCGCGTTCAGCGGCGGCTTCGAGGACGCCGCCGACGCGGACCGCAGGGCCGTCGACACGTTCGGCGAGGCGCTCGCCGGAACCGGCCGCCCGCTCGTCATCGCCGCCGGCACGCTCGGCCTCGCGCCGGGGCGGGTCGCCACCGAGCGGGACGGCCAGTCGTCCGTCACCGGGGGCGCCCACGCCACCGGCGGCCCCGCGAGGCGGCTCGCGACCGCGCAGGCCACGACCGCCCTCGCGGACCGCGGCGTGCGCTCGTCGGTCGTACGGCTGGCCCCCACCGTCCACGGCGACGGGGACAACGGCTTCCTCGCCACCCTGGTCGCCATCGCCCGCGAGAAGGGCGTTTCCGGCTACGTCGGCGACGGCGCCCAGCGCTGGCCCGCCGTGCACCGCGCCGACGCCGCCCACCTCTTCCACCTGGCGCTGGAGAACGCCCCGGCGGGCTCCACCCTGCACGCCGTCGCGGACGAAGGCGTACCGATCAAGGCCGTCGCCGAGGTGATCGGACGCCACCTCGGCCTGCCCGTGGTCTCGGTCCCCCCGGAAGACGCGGCCGGGCACTTCACCTGGCTGGCCCCGTTCGTCGCCCTGGACAGCCCCACCTCCGGCGCCCACACCCGCGACCTGCTGGACTGGCACCCGACCCATCCCGGCCTCCTGGACGACCTGGACGAGGGCCACTACTTCACCACCGCGACCACCTGA
- a CDS encoding ABC transporter ATP-binding protein → MIGLSPPAFDPAAPESATTLPVGTPATVRAYVRELLRRHRRAFVLLVTVNAVAVVASMVGPYLLGSLVEDLSEGARELRLERVAVVFAVALAVQTVFTRLVRLRGAMLGEEMLADLREDFLVRAVGLPPGVLERAGTGDLLSRITTDIDRLANAMREAVPQLAIGVVWAALLLGALTVTAPPLALAVLVAVPLVVAGCRWYFKRAPSAYRSEAAGYAAVAAMLAETVDAGRTIEAHRLGARRVALSEQRVKEWTAWERYTLWLRSVLFPVINLTHTTIFLSVLMIGGVFVLQDWITVGQLTTGALLSQMLVEPVGLILRWYDELQVAQVSIARLVGVRDIEPDGGDESVVPDGRTVSADEVRFGYRAGVDVLHQVTLDVRPGTRLALVGPSGAGKSTLGRLLAGIYGPRTGSVTLGGAELSRMPAERVRRHVALVNQEHHVFVGSLRDNLLLARTDATDAELWGALGAVDAEVWARGLDAGLDTEVGSGSTTLTPAQAQQVALARLVLADPHTLVLDEATSLLDPRAARHLERSLARVLDGRTVVAIAHRLHTAHDADVIAVVEEGRISELGSHDELVAADGAYAALWRSWHG, encoded by the coding sequence ATGATCGGCCTGTCTCCCCCGGCGTTCGATCCGGCGGCCCCGGAATCGGCGACCACCCTGCCCGTCGGGACGCCCGCGACGGTGCGGGCCTATGTGCGGGAGCTGCTGCGGCGCCACCGCCGGGCGTTCGTCCTGCTCGTCACGGTCAACGCGGTCGCGGTTGTCGCGTCGATGGTCGGCCCGTACCTGCTCGGCTCGCTGGTCGAGGATCTCTCCGAGGGGGCGCGCGAGCTGCGTCTGGAGCGCGTGGCCGTGGTGTTCGCGGTGGCGCTGGCCGTCCAGACGGTCTTCACGCGGCTGGTACGGCTGCGCGGGGCGATGCTGGGCGAGGAGATGCTCGCCGATCTGCGGGAGGACTTCCTCGTCAGGGCGGTCGGGCTGCCGCCGGGCGTGCTGGAGCGCGCCGGGACGGGCGATCTGCTGTCCCGGATCACGACCGACATCGACCGGCTGGCGAACGCGATGCGGGAAGCCGTACCGCAGCTCGCGATCGGTGTCGTGTGGGCGGCGCTGCTGCTCGGCGCGCTGACGGTCACCGCGCCGCCGCTGGCGCTCGCGGTGCTGGTCGCGGTGCCGCTGGTGGTGGCGGGCTGCCGCTGGTACTTCAAACGGGCGCCGTCCGCGTACCGTTCGGAGGCCGCCGGGTACGCCGCGGTCGCCGCGATGCTCGCGGAGACCGTCGACGCGGGCCGTACGATCGAGGCGCACCGCCTCGGCGCGCGCCGTGTCGCCCTGTCGGAGCAGCGGGTCAAGGAGTGGACGGCGTGGGAGCGGTACACGCTCTGGCTGCGGTCGGTGCTCTTCCCCGTCATCAACCTCACCCATACGACGATCTTCCTGTCCGTCCTGATGATCGGCGGGGTCTTCGTCCTCCAGGACTGGATCACCGTCGGGCAGCTGACGACGGGCGCGCTGCTCTCCCAGATGCTGGTGGAGCCGGTCGGGCTGATCCTGCGGTGGTACGACGAACTCCAGGTCGCCCAGGTGTCCATCGCGCGGCTCGTCGGCGTACGGGACATCGAGCCGGACGGGGGCGACGAGTCGGTCGTCCCGGACGGCAGGACCGTCAGCGCCGACGAGGTGCGCTTCGGGTACCGCGCGGGGGTGGACGTCCTGCACCAGGTGACGCTGGACGTCCGGCCGGGCACCCGGCTCGCGCTGGTCGGCCCGTCCGGGGCCGGCAAGTCGACGCTGGGGCGGCTGCTCGCGGGCATCTACGGGCCCAGGACCGGCAGTGTCACGCTCGGCGGGGCGGAGCTGTCCCGGATGCCGGCCGAGCGGGTGCGGCGGCATGTGGCACTGGTCAACCAGGAACACCACGTGTTTGTCGGCTCGTTGCGCGACAACCTGCTGCTGGCCCGCACGGACGCGACCGATGCCGAGCTGTGGGGGGCGCTGGGCGCGGTGGACGCGGAGGTCTGGGCGCGGGGGCTCGACGCGGGCCTGGACACGGAGGTCGGGTCCGGCAGTACGACCCTGACCCCGGCCCAGGCCCAGCAGGTCGCCCTGGCCCGCCTCGTCCTGGCGGACCCGCACACCCTGGTCCTGGACGAGGCGACCTCCCTGCTGGACCCGCGGGCGGCCCGCCATCTGGAGCGCTCGCTGGCCCGGGTGCTGGACGGCCGTACGGTGGTGGCGATCGCCCACCGCCTGCACACCGCGCACGACGCGGACGTCATCGCGGTGGTCGAGGAGGGCCGGATCAGCGAACTGGGCAGCCACGACGAGCTGGTGGCGGCGGACGGGGCGTATGCGGCGCTGTGGCGGTCGTGGCACGGGTGA